TTGTTTTGGGTCAAAGTACAGAATCAAATAGAAGAGTGGAACTTGATTGGAAGAAGAGGTCTGACATAATTTCTGGCATTGCTCGGGGCTTGCTTTACCTTCATGAAGACTCGCATAATTGCATCATCCACCGAGACATCAAGGCAAGCAATATATTACTCGACGATAAGTGGATCCCTAAGATTGCTGATTTTGGCATGGCCCGTCTCTTCCCGGAAGATCAAACACATGTTAACACCCGTGTGGCTGGTACCAAGTATGTTATGAAGCactctaatttatttattatctggTATGAATCAAATGCTTTGGATAAATGTTTTTCTAACTCTTTCATTTCTCATTCGTGAAAATAGTGGGTATATGGCTCCAGAGTATGTCATGCATGGTCATCTATCAGTGAAGGCTGACGTATTCAGTTTTGGGGTTCTTATTTTGGAGCTAATTAGTGGCCAGAGGAATTCATCGTTCAATTTAAATGTTGACGCACAAAATCTACTTGACTGGGTAAGATAATAATCCAAGCgattaattaatttgataatgttatgatttatgatAAACCAAGTAATTTTATTAATCCTCTGGTGGGCCTTGGTCAAAGTTGGTGTGCTTTTTATATTACAGTTTAGTAAACATCGTGCACTATGATGTGTAATCTGTCCATGGTTTTCTTTAAACAAAGAAACTTTTGGAAGactttttatactaaaaaaaccATCAAGAAACCTCATTACGGAACCTTTCCTTGTCTTATAGATCAGGTTTATTGTAATGCAAGGTTTGGCAAACTCAGTCAAAATTAACGAACCAAGAAACTCAGTTCTCTGTGAATGTGACATGGACTACAGGAATTGTAGCAAATTCAGTTCACATCACTCTACAATTCAAAACTCTtattcagaaattttttttttttcccacttcaTCAAAACTAGGCTTAGCttacttttattaatttcatttctgATCTTTATTGTGGTTTATTGTTTCTACAGACATACAAGCTTTACAGGAAGGGAAGGCACATGGAAATCATGGATCCCACATTGGCATCATCAGCAGCCACCGAGCAAGTAGCAATGTGCATTCAACTAGGGCTGCTATGCACACAAGGTGATCCTCAACTACGACCCACCATGCGACGTGTGGTGGTAATGCTATCAAAAAAACCTGGCAATCTGGAAGAGCCAACCAGACCTGGAGTACCCGGATCTCGATATAGGAGATCTCGCAGGCCTCCTGGACTATCATCCACTGGTGGAACTTCTGGTGAATCTGATTCCCGTACTTTTGATTTGAGCTATTCTACTGCAACTGCAACCGCAACTGCATCTGCATCTGCAACTGCATCCACAACTGTATCTGCAACTGCATCTACAACTGCAACTGCAACCACTTCAGCTGCCCCGGAATTAGACCCTCATGGGAAACGTCCCATGCAAAGTTAGTCTTCATTCTAAGAGGAGATTTTGTAATTCTTTGTCCATTATAGATATACATTGCTTATCTGTTTATATGTAAGTATATATAGTTGGAAATAGTTAACGAATGCGGTgcagttttgttttttttttaatgattatttaaattcttttatatatgaGAAGAGAAAGGCTTCTTAAAATGTGTCTCAAACATTTAAACTTCGTA
This genomic stretch from Quercus lobata isolate SW786 chromosome 3, ValleyOak3.0 Primary Assembly, whole genome shotgun sequence harbors:
- the LOC115982940 gene encoding cysteine-rich receptor-like protein kinase 10, whose amino-acid sequence is MSKSKNFVQNMFKHFKFGSSKQASNEEDLEKIAQQEQKLFAFETLVAATKDFHITHKLGEGGFGPVFKGKLEDGREIAVKKLSHSSNQGKKEFMNEAKLLARVQHRNVVNLLGYCVHGVEKLLVYEYVAHESLDKLLFKSNRRVELDWKKRSDIISGIARGLLYLHEDSHNCIIHRDIKASNILLDDKWIPKIADFGMARLFPEDQTHVNTRVAGTNGYMAPEYVMHGHLSVKADVFSFGVLILELISGQRNSSFNLNVDAQNLLDWTYKLYRKGRHMEIMDPTLASSAATEQVAMCIQLGLLCTQGDPQLRPTMRRVVVMLSKKPGNLEEPTRPGVPGSRYRRSRRPPGLSSTGGTSGESDSRTFDLSYSTATATATASASATASTTVSATASTTATATTSAAPELDPHGKRPMQS